ATCATCGCCCACTAGCATCATATCACCCTCATCATCAGTGAAGACAACTTCCCATTTGTTCGGTTGGCGAAGCTCTCCTTTGATATCAAACATCTGTTCTAGCTCTGTTGTCAGCTCACTGTAACCTTGTAGATTTGTTAGATCCACAGCTCTGCCAACCGCCATGCCTTGCATGTGAACCTATTGATAAAACTTAAAGTTTCAGAATGAAAATGGTAAGTGTTGTTGGTGCTCAACTGATAACTTTGTGTTTTTTTAACCTTTATGCGACTTCTGGTAGAACCATGTTGCCTGCTCTGCATCTCCTTTGGACTGGAATCTAGGCCTTGTTTCTGCTCTTTAGAAGCCTTTGAAAGCCCGAACTGCCGGTCCGATTCTTCCACCGGGGCAACAGATACACCAACAACAGGTGGAGCAACTGCCTTCTCAGCAATCACTGTGCTTTTGgaatgattcatcaaatcaatccCAAACAACCGGTAACTGCTGCTACCAACCTCAGGTTTCTTCCATTCTTGTACATCACTAGCCAATGAAGTGACCGTTGCCTCATCATTCATGTCCTGAAATAGCTGCAGAGAAACATCTGTCAGCGAAGATGGCGGCCTCTTAGTCGGCGAATTGAAGTCCTTCAGCCGGCCATCCAATGCTACAGGTTCACAAGGGCTAGGACCATTTTTAACACCATCTTCCTTATCTCCTTTCTGCAAGCATGGCAAGATGACTTGAGTTTCACTGTTGTTGGCATCAACACTACTTAGTGCAGCTAAATCATGCGACTGGGTCTTTCCTGAAAACCAGAATGGTGGTGTGGTTTCTACAAGCAGAAAGAAAAGGTGAGATAAAGCAAAGAAAGAAATTGCAAACAAACTGAGATCATCAGAAAGAACAGTGCTTAAAAATCTTGTTTACCAAGAACTGGGTGATCCACAATGTCCATGGATTGCCTAGGCCTTTTGTTCTTCGCAAACACCGGCTGCGAGGCATTTAAAGCTGGGGCAGGGGCATCAAAAGGCTCGATCTCCCATGGAGAAATCCGATCCGGTCGTATAATGCTTGTTGCTTCATCCCATTGAACCTGAAGCATGCAGACATCAGGAAAAACAGCAAGCACGAAAGAAATTGGCATAGGAAGCAATCTAAGTTCATCAACCTTCAGTGATCTCCACTTAGAACCGGCCCATTGAGAAGAAACATCTCCTACCCCAACTATAGTTCCAGTAAACCTGCCAGATGAGAACAGTAATTCTTACCAAATCAACAAACATTTAATCATAACAGTCCGCCAATGCCCTCCTGCTCATATAATTTGATGGAAAAAAGAAACAACCTTTTCTCAGGAATATCTTCACACTCAAATCTCATTTTAAATCTCATCCCAACTGTGAATCCATGTTTAACAGCTTCCAAGCATTTGTTAACACCGACGATGAACTGACTTATCCTGATTGAGTATAAGAAAGCACAAGTTCTAGCAAATGATTACATCAATTCACCAAAATAAAAGGCAATTAGAGCAAACACGCTTCCTAATGTCAGATTCAAGGAACATTTCCAACCTTGGTTTGTAGTAGACCACGAATAGAGTACCAGTTGAAATAGCATGTGATGCAGTTGCAAGCACACCAAGATGCATACTTTGACTGGATATCAGCGAACTTGGAACCATGCTTTGCTGCTTCGCAAGACGCCTTACTCCCACACGCAGTTCTCCACTTTCCCCTCTATAAAAACACATAACATCTAAGAGTTGCCCGATCGCATTTGACACCACATATATGgtgtgaaaagaaaaaaagttttaATTACCTCAGGAAAACAAAAGCATCCCCAGCAACCAATCTCTTAGATGTGACAAAGGTACTCCATCCAGTGGTGAGCAAGTGCCTCCGTGGTTGACCTGCTCCATTGATGTCGGTAAATGAACGGAAACAGAAAGCAAAAAAACCTATAAATCTTTGGTCACAATAAAAATTACCAAAGTCTTCCCGAATTTCAATTGCAGTCCTTTTCCGGAATTCAAGAAAGTATTTGTAGTCTTCAATCAATAACAAGACATACCAACTAGAAGAAAGTTCAACAAATACCTCTGAAGATATGTTTGAATCTCCATTCAAAGCCGTGGAGATCTTTGGCAGCCAGCTCTTGTGTTGGGGTTGGCTGCGACATGTCCTGATGAGAGTAGGCAATACGGCAACCGACTTAACCTACCACCTAAATAGCTGAAAATACCAAACAGCTCGAGAAGAGGAGATGAACTAACCAGTGGAGGAAGGCACTCGGTGGCGTGTCTTCGAAGAACAGAGAACCCGCCATGGGTGCTTGTGTCAGAGGCAGTTAGAATCTTACAGAAGGACTGGACCCTCGGCCTTGGAGGCTCGAGAAGAGTTGAATCAAGGTTTGCAGGCTCGCCTTGCTATCAAAACCAAAGCAAAAATTGGATTTTTAACGATTGAGAAAAGACAAACAAATAGAATCCATAAAAAAAACATATAACCAATAGAAAAGTaaaatcaaatcaattaaattctcacATCTAGCTCTGGCTGCAAAGTAACTTGAGCATAAACTTCATCGGTTTCAGGCTCCGCCTGTTATACATTAAAATCAAAATTGCATCATAGTAGACATTATTTGGAAGCAAAGGCGGACAGATTTGAACGATCCTAAATAACTACGTAACTATAACAAGAGAGAGatttatgtcaaaaaaaaaaaaaaaaaaaacttactttaAGTTGAACGTTAACAACACGGCAAAGAATATTGGAAGGAAGACTCAAGCGGGGTATTTGCAGATCTAATTCCTGATTTGTCGACGCCTCCAACTATATTTTCACAtgaaaaatcatagaaaaaaactATTCTTATTCAAGAAACGGGGAAAAGATAATCTGTATACAATGAGTTCCCACTCATTTATGAAAATATACATTAAACAAAGCCTCACACCTGCTCCATGTGACCTTGGGGGAAGTAGAAGACCCTCTCGTTCTCCCGCGGCACCTCCACCAGCGGCCCCGCGCACAACTTCCATAGCTCCTTGTACAGATCCACTCCTTGCGATCCTATTTAAAAGAAGACCCAATCAGAACTAATAACAAGAATGAAACCAGAGACCCAAAAAGAACACAGAAATCGCCAAGAAACACCGAAAGGCTCCTTCTTTCCGTCTTACCCGCCTCCATCGTCGCGCTCTCCTGTCCACCCGATGCGTACGCCACAGAACCACGTCCCGTTCTACCTTCTGTTTCTCAGCAAAGCAGCATACGTACTACGAACAGCACGAAGCTTTAAGATATAACCGGTGTCGAGATCCCAGATATTCTCCGGTGCTCTTCTCTCTTGTTATCCCTTTCAAGACGAGGCGTAGCAGTCGAGCGCCTGGGCCGAAGAACGGCGAAGTTCTCCACACGCCTTTAAACCTCTCCTCCACTCTATTTGGAAGAAAAGAAGGTAACCACTACCCTCCAGTCCCTTCCCTTCCCTCTCCTCACCAAAACGCCGAGTGCCTcttcgcccctctctctctctctctctctcaagctttGCGAAAAAAGCGCTATTTTAAAAAGAAAACCACGCGTCGGCCCCTCTCCCACTCACTTCATAATAGGCTTCACAGAAAGTGGTCTTCCCAAAATGTCCCTGCCTCGCCGCGAGCATTTAGGAGCACAGAACCGCCGCGAGCTGATCCTT
The sequence above is a segment of the Elaeis guineensis isolate ETL-2024a chromosome 7, EG11, whole genome shotgun sequence genome. Coding sequences within it:
- the LOC105048357 gene encoding auxin response factor 18, with protein sequence MEAGSQGVDLYKELWKLCAGPLVEVPRENERVFYFPQGHMEQLEASTNQELDLQIPRLSLPSNILCRVVNVQLKAEPETDEVYAQVTLQPELDQGEPANLDSTLLEPPRPRVQSFCKILTASDTSTHGGFSVLRRHATECLPPLDMSQPTPTQELAAKDLHGFEWRFKHIFRGQPRRHLLTTGWSTFVTSKRLVAGDAFVFLRGESGELRVGVRRLAKQQSMVPSSLISSQSMHLGVLATASHAISTGTLFVVYYKPRISQFIVGVNKCLEAVKHGFTVGMRFKMRFECEDIPEKRFTGTIVGVGDVSSQWAGSKWRSLKVQWDEATSIIRPDRISPWEIEPFDAPAPALNASQPVFAKNKRPRQSMDIVDHPVLETTPPFWFSGKTQSHDLAALSSVDANNSETQVILPCLQKGDKEDGVKNGPSPCEPVALDGRLKDFNSPTKRPPSSLTDVSLQLFQDMNDEATVTSLASDVQEWKKPEVGSSSYRLFGIDLMNHSKSTVIAEKAVAPPVVGVSVAPVEESDRQFGLSKASKEQKQGLDSSPKEMQSRQHGSTRSRIKVHMQGMAVGRAVDLTNLQGYSELTTELEQMFDIKGELRQPNKWEVVFTDDEGDMMLVGDDPWLEFCKMVRKIFIYTSEEVKKMKPRSKLSSPSIEAEEA